The window TTGGTCCACATTCTTCTTGTTTGGAGCTTTCACCACTGTCAGTCCAGAACTTCAAGCAAGCAGTGGACTTGTTCTTAGTGCATAGCAAATATTTATACTGTTCTTTATTCTAATGTGTCGATTACAATTTGTTTGCCGAATGCAGCGGGGATGCTTCAGTTCTCTTCCTCCGTCGAGTTTTTTCCACTATGCCACCGGCACAGCACGAGAAAAACTGCACGATACGAAGAACGACAAATCTAAAATCTAGCCGGTTACGTGAATTCAGACAGAGTGAGGTTTGGAGAAAATTGCAgatttttgttttaactttgaTGCGTACGTATATAAGCCATGGTCTGTAACATTTATTCTTTTGTTAGCACCTACATTTTTTCGACTGTTTTCGCCCTAGGCTTGTTATTCTTCGTGATGAATAATGGAATATCTTTCTGTTCGTTTTTACGAATATGTTTCACCAGATTGAACAGGAAATACAATCGTGTTAGCCTCCAGTTATCGCCCGTGTCCACAGTCCGAATTTGCctcagtattttttttttacctaaacAATCTGTTATAAAGATTTGCGTTTCGTAAAAAGAGTATACAAGTCAAAATCCATACCAGAAGGGACTACAAAATCTTTGATCCATTTGTGTTTCGCAAGAAATGAACAACTAAAACTATGCCTGTTCTCAATCACTCTCTCCAGAGGCCCTCTCAGCGTTTCTGTATACGTACCATATGAGATTACAGATAAGTAACCACAGATAGTTTCCCTCCCTACGACAGAAACATAAATGACTTTCAGTGCCAAGGATTCCTTTTCGTTCCACTCTTCTTTGCGCTACTCGTTGGGCTTGATTTCTGCAAAGAAAACACATTCAGTTCCCCTTAGATCGATAGAACTAGTAGCCTTTACAATCGACAGTACTGAGGAAGAGTGATGATCAACATACCGCTTTTGACTTCTTTGTCTTTCCTCGGATCCTGTTCTTTGGCGGTTTTAGTTTGTATAACCGAACCATCCAGTGGTGAGTTGTGAATACCTACATTGATTAAGATCCACAACATAGTCAGAAACCGGCGTGTTTTAAGTTTTGAATAATCACTTGACGTCATATTACTCGAATATAATCTCAAACTAAACGTTTATATCGTCTGACCTCTTCAAAATGAGTcagtttgaaatatttctttcCGATTTCTGTTCGCCTCACCCTATCGAAGCCTTTACCGTCTGTGTCCACAAACCTAAAGTAAAAGAACACAAGATGCACTATATTACTCACGGCtggaacaaaagaaacaaagaaaatatgaaaaactctACAAATTAGCAACCAATGTTACGCAAATGCAGACCTGTAATAACAGAGCTTGTACATGAGAGAATTTAGCATAGTGGGGGTCGCCTGATTGTCGATGCGATACTGTCCATCCCTCTTTAGAAACGAAGACAATGTAAGACACAGCTAACAACTCAACAATAACATCGCTAATAACTCAAGAGTCTCAATTCATATCCagttagaaaacaaaaaagacgACGAAAGAAACCAGGGACTCACTAGGTAATCAGGTTCCTTGATATGAGGGAATACGCCCCCTCCGATCCGGACCATCCACAAGAACTTATTAATATCATCACTGGGGTAGCCAACAAGACCTGATAAGTAAAGTTTATCTATCAGAATAAggttttactttcttttttataataagATCTCATCGTGATCAAAGGAATCAACCTCCAAAAACAACGAGGACGTATTTTACATCCAAAGAGTTGAAAATTTCCCAAGCAGCCTTTTCTGGAGAAGACATGGCAGTACCCACAGTTGCAATATGCGTGTTGTTCCATGTGTTGTTGTCAACAATGACAGTGCGATTAGCCATGGCAGTAGTTTGGTACCCATAATCCCACCAAGACGCGACCTGTAACAAGTTTATTCAAGAATGAATGTTAGTTAATATCTTCATTCCGCAAAAGGCGCGGTCTTTGTCTGTCAAATTAAATTGAGTTGATGTAGGGGCTAAAAAGAACACGGTGAAGAACTCACTTTATCATCCACCTCAGTGTTGTGGCTTAACCACGCATAAGCCTCtctaaaatcatcaaaaacatGGAGACCATCATGTGACTGAGATGTTAGAACAATAGATGGGGCTGAATACGCTTCTGCTGCTGCCCAGACACAAtgaacctacaaaacaaatgatAACTTCAGAGGCCATCTTTATCAATTAAAATTTCAGTAGATAAAGTCCCCTCCGAAAAAACACTTGATAAACTCTTGATATTGGGCCATAACATACTAGTGCATACAGAATTCATATGTAACGGAATCAGAGGCGTGGTTTAAATCACACAAAATAGAGAAATAAGAAAATTTATATACCACATAGAAGGCTCCAAGCAACACAAGGAGAAAAATAGCAAGAACGGATCCCTCAAATGGTAAAACCAGAAGCCTCTTTTCAATTTGAGATTTAATGGAAGGCTTTTCAACTggttccttttccttcttcctgTTCTTTCTTGAGGGTCTCTCCTTTAATGTGTCAGCACTTTTATCTGTTTTTGTTTTCGGTACTTCATTCTGGGGTACAGTGCTCTCAGAACTGGTTTCCCCTGCCTTAAAGGTCAAGAAGACAAAATCAATGCTAAACCTGAATAACTTATAAGAAGGCGGGGGGAAATGAAACCAACAGCGAAAAGGATGCTTACATCAACTTGGGGAGGCCCTGGTAAACCAGGTAGCTGAAACTTGATTGATCGTGTGAAAACGTCAAAAGCTTCGGAGAGAGCAATCCCAGACAAGATGCATGCTGCTGGAGCAAGTACCAGCATAAGCCGCACCTGTGATATTAgtggaaattggaaaataatATTAACATGAATTAACATGAACACTggaagaaaacttaaatttagaTAAGTCAATAATAGTTATTTACCATGACTCCGGAGAAATATACTGACGTTACAATATAAAGGATCACAAAAGAGCTTGCATCAGATAAAGGTGAAAAGCATGCCTACCAACAGATATATACCGTAAAAACAGTGGTTAGGAACATTGAATATCAGAATAAAATCAAAATGGAGTAAGTCGGAAATAAAAGGCAAAATATGTTTTAACGATTTGAATCTTACAATAATTCCAGCAGGAACCAAGAAGGCCAACACATTAATGTCCATAAAGTAAGAGGGCCAAGTAGGAGGCTGATGCTCACTAACACTAGCAATAATTGGTATGTACTTGCTCGCATAAGTTctgaaatgaaaatataaacatatagAAGTTGCTTTATTTCTCAGTTAGGCAGCACAGACATTTCAAGTAATTCAAGAACAATTATAGAATACAAACAGGTCAAATGGTGACTAACATCTCAAGTTGGGAAGCTGCTGGCCTCGAGGGACCAGAAGGGTGGTGAATTCTAAAAGAGTATTACTATATACATCAAAAAGATTCCAAATGATCCACTAACTTTTTCCGGTGAAACCCATTATTTTAGCGAATACCATATTACCAAATCATTTACTAAATTACTTTGGTATTCCAAATTTGAGATGTATTTTGGTGCTTGCAGTATTATGCATTCTAAAAGAATTAGCTTGCCACATCAGGCCCTCTGAATAATATATCAGACCAAAGCCAGATGTTTGGACAGTTTCAAAACCAGTTCCTCCAAATTAAGTTGCGCCCCGAACTGAAATTGCTGCTTCGGTCAAGTGAGTTCATCCATTAAACCAAAGGTTCGCAAACGACGAACACACATAACTAGCGAATTATGTACTTACGGATCAAGTAAACTTAGACTTCGCCCACTCCATCCCTTTGTTGGGCTTGAAGCTACCAGAGCTACGAGTACTGCTACGACAGCTAAACATATGAGCCTGGAAAAGTAACATGAGAGGCATCAAGATCAATTATGTGTTTAATCTGTGAGACCctcaacaaatttaaaaaacagaACAAGTGAATCATACAGGCCAATGGATACAACAAGCGTGACAGCCACTTTGAACATTTTTGGAGAGAGAATCCCTTTGATATAGTACACGAAAGCGACCAcatgtataataataaaaacctGCAGAAGAAAATACAGCAACGATAAAACAAAGTAAGAAAGATGAGGTTATGACCTGCACGGGATACAAACTATCtggaaaaaaatgaagaaaacagaCTTCTAATTAGTTCCAAATTCAGGCAATTCCCTTCTTTAAGTTCTACTAACTGCAAAGCTTCTCCATATTTGCTAACCTTCTATAAGAATTATCTAAGTCCATTAAAGAGCAACCATATACTTTAAAACTGCTTAATGAAAACCAAGCTCTTATAACTTTATAAGTGGCTCAgtccaaaaaaaagaagaacacTCATACGAAGACGTGAACTAGCATCTTCAGAACCTTATTAACTCAGTATGAGACGTCTTTTACAAGTGTTTTGAAAATAACCGAAAGCTAAGACATGCTCCAGTATCAGAAAATGAAAAGTCAATGAGAAAAGAAAGTTGGGAAATGCTCACCAAGAAGGATGCAAAATGTTCTGATGTCATGACTGCATTGAATCCAACTACCGGCACCAAAGCGGCTAACAATGTTCCCAAGACCACCTACATTAGCAAAGCTACGATTTCAATAGGAACCAAGGGTCATTTAAATGTATCAATTTTATAGTCACCATTCTTTTTCATCTAGTATTTCTAGCTACAAACTAACAAAGCGCAAGAATGTTAGTATGCATTCTTCAATTTTAACGCCAAATGCATGTTCCACTTgctttcaataaaaaaatagcaTCGTCAGTGCTGAGGATACTTACAAGAGGAGCGTATGCAATGTATAAACGAGATGAGTAGCGACCAGTTACAATGCAGAGAAGCACATGCATTGGAATCAGGTTAATAATAAATGTGTAGCCTCCCCAAGAGCAAACCTGAAGCAATGAAACAAATGCAAGTAAACATAAATTCGACAGAAAATGTAAGGTTACAAAAGCACAAACAACATTAGAACATATACTTACCATGTAAAAGTATGCTATGGCATTAAGAGTTGCATAAAAGAGGGATCCTGTATTCAGTGTCTGCATATATTGCATAATGTAATCAGAAGATATTGAAGCACATTAAACATAATCCCTGTAATACATATATAGTATATACTAATGAAGATCCATCAGAAACAAATTCATAAGGTGATCCTACTCAATGGTCAACAGAATCAGATCATTCTTTGAAACAACCATGCACCTAAcagaataaaataaagttgtctTTTACCAAACCTAACCTTTATATATAGATAGAAAGTGAAGATCAAAGCAAAAATAGCCACAGCTTCATTGTCATAGCTTCCAGCCACAGAACGAGAAATATATGATGGGACCTACaaatgaaaacataaaaaaggGCAGTTAAGAATTTGCATTACCATGTCCACATGTTGTAGAGTTAAAAATACCTGCTATTGTAATTTACCATAGCTATAAGAGCTGCAGCTGTTAGTCCAGCACCAGCACCCTTAACTTCCTGAAGAAAGAGGCAATTGAACACCATCAAGAAATTGGAggaagataaccaaaatctacAAAAATAACTAAGGCATGAATACAAACCCGAGTCAGAAGGTAAGTCGCCCATGATGTGAAAGCAGAGAATATTGGCGCAGTAAATACACAAATAGTTTCCACAGAAAGAGGAatgttcaaagaattcaaaaaccTGATATAAGAGagaaataaatcataaatatcgGCAAAAATAGGAATCATTGTCAAGTAGGTCCCTTTCCTTTTCTCCCTTAGGGTTGTGGTGAACTCATACTCAGTAGTTAAAATtcagaagaaaagaaatttcTTTCTAGCATATCTATTATAAATGGTCATACTCACCACCACAGGGATCCTGCGGTCAAGGTCAATCCAGGGTAAACAGTTCCACCAATCACACGACCAAGAGGATACCTAGAATGTAATTTCAAGAAAGTTTAAATTCAGATTGCTGAATTATGTAATCTAAGGAAATCAAAACAGTAACCCTGCCATGAAGTTTGAAAAGCCAGAAAAATCAGAAATTACCAGGTTCGATCATCAAACCAGTTCCAAAAATCGTATATTCCATTCTTCGTTAGAAACTGAAAACAACAAAGAAAGCTGTCATCAAACCAGTTCCAGAAATTATATTCCATTACAATATAGTAAGATGAATCAGCGCATGCTCTGACagtaaaattcaaaactttcaaatatatttGATCAAAAGCAATGCCAACGTATTCAGCTTATAACTTCTAGGCGCAAGACAACCGAAACTTGAATTAAACGGAAAAAATGATAAAGAAACCAAACCTGAGTGACTCTGTAATTGAAGTAAGGATCAAACTCGTGAATTACACTCTCGTACTTTATGACCTGTAGATTAATTCACACCGAAACACGAACATGAGTACGATACAAATACAAGATACCCTCCTTTTGATTACTGAGAAATGTAATTACGAATGATAAAAATTCAAAGTTACAACAGTTAGAACACAACAATTTACAGAATAACACAAAGGCAAACTGATACGAAACACCATTTGGTTCGATAATTCACAAGAGTAGATAATCAATTGTAAAGTTGTATGATTTGCACTATAAtatccatatatatatgtacatcaATAGATAAATAATGTCAACACTGATGCATTTTCTAGGCTGCCAAACGAGCACCACCTGATTTTGATATCAATAAGAGATAGATCTACACAAACTGGAGAAAAGACAGTGATCGAAGGGCTCACAGAGAAGAGCCGGATCGAAAATGCGAGAACGCCGATCAGGATGAGGATGAAGAAGGAAAGGACATTTCCGAAAGCATGCCTCAAGGTCGTCCCGTTGGAGGTCTGCGAGGCCGCCATTGACGGCCAAATCAAGCTCCGAGCTTTTGGAAGACCGATGGAGGAGACTGAGGTCTGAGGAGAGGAAGGGCTTTTGCGGGGCAGTGACTAAACCGAGTTGGGGAGAAGACTTTGTCGCTCtatgcacagagagagagaagagacaaCTTGAATTTGGAAAGACGAAAATACCCCTGATATATAAATAATGAAGAGATATCCTAGTGTTTTACGGATTCAATagtattattaaaaatattgttGGCGACataatttgagagattttaatagattcataaatctatgaatttttatagaatttaattgatttgtagatattttatgtatattttttatttaattcctTATAAATTTTGTGGTGAGAGGTGAGAtatgtggatgcttaaaatacattacaaaatctcttcaattccctctaattcctcaactttgccgaattaaattcaaattataattaaatacacctgaaatgttataaacttctttaaaattttaattcaatacaCCTTGAtttctaaaaattttaataaactatcttaaaattatGATTGAATATACAATAAATTtaagagaatcacttaaaatcttgattgaatattATCACTTAAATTTCAAATAATCACTtgaaatcttaattgaatacacattaaattttaaagaattAACATCTCATTAACATTgtaacaacccgttccaaattttacgtttttattttattttaaaagcgtgaatttacgaaattgccctagaggcaaggactttgacttccgttgaccatcgacttgagagatgtgggacttattgtttaagcataCCCTCGTAGTACTTTTTgatacgaacgtataggcgaaagccgtttgcgagtctggattataacggtatagttacggacgttcgaaattgattattcaaggtttagtgtttatttaaattaaatccccacttgtGGGAGAAGCCCAAAAAATCAGAAATggagggaggaaagaaagaaaaaaaaaaaaaaaaaaaaaaaaaaaggaggtgGTTTCcgtccacccgcacccaccgcgggtccatcttccaaggccgattccggccaacttcggtggagtttttcgatgccaccaccaccatcttgaagctctcattcccctctacaaaacccacccaagaactaccttgattaaccatggtatgagacggtttgaggccacgaaagttgacgaaaatcaatggtgctccggccaccctttttgattttccggcaaatcggcaaagcgatggccgatgccaccacttgggctttgtagcccatcatcccaggagcaaaacccgaccaaccttgaccccgttggatcACTGTAGACGaggaatcgacgtcgggaagttttaggcacccgccgactttgtgggcaaaattgaccatcttccgtccacttttggacttcgtggcaggtatgaaagttgctccactcactgagatcttcatttatgtgaagttcgagaatttttggaaatagttggattttccggcgagtcggggtggccgaccgccacccgcggcggcgcgtggccagtgggccgccaatgctatttttaggctatgtcaaatgtcttgaattcagttttgtcatttgaatgacgtaggttgatggttggaacctaaattcgttacgatacgttacttgataaaaatgtgaatcgatgatccgaccgttggatcgtcaccaaaattggatacattataatacgtaatatttaaagagcataggaatttatggatcgggaatccgacttacggatcttcctgaattggatttgtaagttagtaaaataaatgtccacggccacttgttttaggcaattggcggagatctgaccgttggatcgtaatgaaattttaatatgttattctagaaacatattgtggatcgttgggagttgcggattggaaatctgatatgcggatcttccgggtcaagttatacagggttgtaaaccttACCGTCGAtatttgatcgacggttgacttgtggtcaatgggtctcaaactattttagaatgtcgttgaggttgtgttttatgtgaattacgtattcttcggataagagttctgagatgtgatttgataattggtcacagggaccaatcattcaggacgcctcgatgcatgcgctagagaatcatagcgtggactccaggtgagtggattttttcctttttatcgtacatattgttgagagttttatcaacacttttaaattgattaggcatattaccttcgtataattattgtgaatgcttgaagtacctatatgaactacgaatagCTTGATCCATGTccagggtacgtaggcagtctaacgagacgttagatgcaaccataaaatatttaagacaaaaaccttatttgggaaattgagtaatgcgaaggaaattgataaagacaagttttagttttgtgaattagttagttaattagtgttaattgggttatcatggataattatccctgaaaataagtagttcgggagtagagcgttattgattgtacatttcatactgtatagtttataattgaaaatgctacaacatggttgagtgttagattgcatcatggtatatccatatgtatactacttgcatataattattgggaatgctttcaagtgcaaaggtggacgcatgacacccaggtaagcttcaggtgagtacatgttgatgttagtgatggtagtgagtacgattgtgttgagatatagtatagctcataaacctgcaccccggtgttagtgctcccgcccgtggccagggcacagtccttcacgtgatgttcacctctcgcaccttatgctcaccttggattcaaagTAGGTGCAcaatcttgtcgtacagaccactttaggtggttccgactcgtaggtgacctgcgattattcgcccagtcttcacgtgatcgtagcacttgagcgtatttatttacacccagtcctgtcgtacagaccactttaggtggttccgactcgtgtgcaggtatacttattgagctattggctagccaggattgatgagatatggataagtcgtacaggtcactataagtgactccgacttatatgctaaccatgattgatgagatatggataagtcgtacaagtcactataggtgactccgacttatatgataaccatgattgatgagatatggataagtcgtacaggtcactataggtgactccgacttatatgctagtcaggattgatgagatatggataagtcgtacaggtcactataggtgactccgacttatatgctagccatgattgatgagatatggataagtcgtacaggtcactataggtgactccgacttatatgctagtcaggattgatgagatatggataagtcgtacaggtcactataggtgactccgacttatatgctagccatgattgatgagatatggataagtcgtacaggtcactataggtgactccgacttatatgctagccatgattgatgagatatggataagtcgtacatgtcactataggtgactccgacttatatgctagccatgattgacgagatatggataagttgtacatgtcattttagatgactctgactgatatatcactttgtattgatttagttcatttggcctacttattaatgtatggtggagttgatggcaaaccgtggttttggtcatttctgagtatggtttggatatatgtatatatgttgtactgtcttatggaaaacgatacgagTTTTACaattaggggcattacttttagagaggtaataactttgggaagtttggttttattgcttactcacaccttctgtttggtgcactccaggttttagctgctgagtttctATCGACAAGAatttgtggcgaatcttagtattgatggataattctgagggtatgattcttacccgcactactgtaccttacctatgctctgacatcggGTGTGatatgggttcgctcccactcgtaacgcactctggtacttagacacttttagattcaaatttattcactttttatacactatcacattttatggtttcgtcacattccaggtgtcggccagcacagctcgattcagggtccaagtggactttctgggttggggtgtgtcaaacATTATCTttctattaattattatttcaatattaaattaaatgaggTTAGTGTCTTTTGCGCATATATACGTGGCATTTTGTTAGAGTTAATTGGGGACACTGCAAAAAGAGCAAAAGCTCGTGATTGGTTTATTGCTACGCAGTATATCACGTGGCGTGATACGATAAGTGGAGTAGGGTTTAACGGGTAGTCGTGCAATTCATTGTTTGGGCTCGAGTTAATCGGGTTGTCGGGTTGGAAAGGAAATATGAATATAACCTAATAAGTCAAGTCAATTCAGGTTAACTTGGGTTGATTTTGGGTTGTATTATTTGTAGGGTTGTTATCATTATCAGATCCTTATGTCGTTAGTATTCGAGTTTGAGCTCCTCATTCGTTCATTGACACAATTGCATTCTTGAGTATTTCACATTGTAAAAgttttgagattgtttgttTACTCAAATACAGAGAGCAGTGGACATAAATTTGCTATCACGTGTttttaagatatttttttttatagtgtgACGTTATATTGATAAGACACCAAAACATATCAATTAAATGTTAACGATGTATCAACCGCATATACACAATGTTAATCTTGAATAATTTTCTGTTCAGGTAAATTAGAAAGGAGTGAATGAGCATTAGAGAGGAGATGAAGGAGGTTTTATGAAGGGGAGTGGAAATAGTTTGTCCGAgtaaatatataacaaaaaaaatgtgaggTATGACTTTATTTTATGGATTGTGAGGCATGGCTTTAAGTTTTTATAAATCACAATGAGATTTTCGAGCTGTACAGACGAAGAAAATTTAGTCAGGCAATATAAATGTTGGACTTATTTGAaagttgcttttaaaataagcattttgacaaaattactTTTGATTTCTAAAAGCATTAGAattcacttttataaaaaaaaaacactttcagtcTTGATATTTTGGAGAAAGTAATGTTGATAGGTGTTTCAATATTGGAGTGagtcaattaaaattttgagagTGCAAGTGGCTCTTTACCACAGTAGTTGAGATGAATGTTGTTTTTGCATTACGGCTCGAGTTTGAACTCTGTCGACtccctaatctaacatctaatgtAACAAATCcatcgtttgataaaaaaaattataatttttcattgtgtCCAAAACATGGAAAGCACATTATGTGTCACCAAGGTGTATATTAACCCTTGGTCTCCAAATAAAAAGAGATACTAAACTTATATAATTCTACAACTAAATTACATTAATCGTCTTTGTATTTTATCTTAATTTTGACGTTCGTTGTTTCATTTTCATCCttataatttcattatttctGCAAAGACCATAACTTTTACAACTCTAATTTTTTAGGAGTAAAGAAGGGGGAAGGAGAAATCGAAATAAAGACAGCAAGTAAAGATGAATGCTTTTATCAAACTAAGCTACAAGTTCCTTGCCCCCAACtagatttttcaaaaaaatgaaaatgtggacaaaaaatgaatgaaaatatcAACTTATTTGAAGTGAAAACAAAACTATAAATTTAAGGACAAAATTATAATAGAAAAAACTATAGGGACAAAAATGAAATCCAAATAATCACAGGGACTATTAGTGAAATTGACCATTTATATATACAAGGAAG of the Pyrus communis chromosome 1, drPyrComm1.1, whole genome shotgun sequence genome contains:
- the LOC137732451 gene encoding dolichyl-diphosphooligosaccharide--protein glycosyltransferase subunit STT3A, with amino-acid sequence MAASQTSNGTTLRHAFGNVLSFFILILIGVLAFSIRLFSVIKYESVIHEFDPYFNYRVTQFLTKNGIYDFWNWFDDRTWYPLGRVIGGTVYPGLTLTAGSLWWFLNSLNIPLSVETICVFTAPIFSAFTSWATYLLTREVKGAGAGLTAAALIAMVPSYISRSVAGSYDNEAVAIFALIFTFYLYIKTLNTGSLFYATLNAIAYFYMVCSWGGYTFIINLIPMHVLLCIVTGRYSSRLYIAYAPLVVLGTLLAALVPVVGFNAVMTSEHFASFLVFIIIHVVAFVYYIKGILSPKMFKVAVTLVVSIGLLICLAVVAVLVALVASSPTKGWSGRSLSLLDPTYASKYIPIIASVSEHQPPTWPSYFMDINVLAFLVPAGIIACFSPLSDASSFVILYIVTSVYFSGVMVRLMLVLAPAACILSGIALSEAFDVFTRSIKFQLPGLPGPPQVDAGETSSESTVPQNEVPKTKTDKSADTLKERPSRKNRKKEKEPVEKPSIKSQIEKRLLVLPFEGSVLAIFLLVLLGAFYVVHCVWAAAEAYSAPSIVLTSQSHDGLHVFDDFREAYAWLSHNTEVDDKVASWWDYGYQTTAMANRTVIVDNNTWNNTHIATVGTAMSSPEKAAWEIFNSLDVKYVLVVFGGLVGYPSDDINKFLWMVRIGGGVFPHIKEPDYLRDGQYRIDNQATPTMLNSLMYKLCYYRFVDTDGKGFDRVRRTEIGKKYFKLTHFEEVFTTHHWMVRLYKLKPPKNRIRGKTKKSKAKSSPTSSAKKSGTKRNPWH